In Musa acuminata AAA Group cultivar baxijiao chromosome BXJ2-3, Cavendish_Baxijiao_AAA, whole genome shotgun sequence, the following proteins share a genomic window:
- the LOC135607237 gene encoding uncharacterized protein LOC135607237: MGRGKGKGKKLTLATSNEDRGSGDEEAIPAYKRRGRPQRRLKDDIDEDVTEKIEDGEDDVKHTSAPSKDPKVSTVVNGKKRKRHGKAKDNPALILEENFGAASKSKNDDVTGSNGFRHTGSRRKSKPRRAAEAGVECK, translated from the coding sequence ATGGGTAGAGGCAAAGGAAAGGGGAAGAAATTGACCTTGGCCACTAGCAATGAGGATCGAGGGAGTGGTGATGAAGAGGCGATTCCTGCATATAAGAGGAGAGGAAGGCCTCAGAGACGTTTGAAGGATGACATCGATGAAGACGTCACCGAAAAGATCGAGGATGGAGAAGATGATGTGAAGCACACTTCTGCGCCAAGCAAAGATCCCAAGGTCTCCACGGTGGTGAacggaaagaagaggaagagacacGGCAAGGCAAAAGACAACCCTGCCTTGATCTTGGAGGAAAACTTCGGAGCTGCATCCAAATCCAAGAACGATGATGTGACTGGGTCTAATGGTTTCCGGCATACCGGGAGCCGGCGGAAGAGCAAGCCACGTCGGGCTGCTGAAGCTGGAGTTGAGTGCAAGTGA
- the LOC103977903 gene encoding transcription termination factor MTEF18, mitochondrial, with amino-acid sequence MGLLESSRTIRRFRVEGLLESSRIYLGCLTTWKSTTSRVSGSQKRPFVTKNLLGSAKNLIFRHNSTCSSVRHLSLVEFRGFCTDVVPKESQTISQKTLAVAEVQAALVDYLHGTRGILSDDAEHISKHCPVFLAKLLKKVENEDKIGNAMSRFFHYHPINEFEPFFESIGLTSDEISSFLPRDLMFLSDDKKLIENYNGLCNYGIAHGKIGKIYKEATEVFRCHFRVLESKLGAYEGLGLSKSTIIKVVASSPILLIGGVNDEFVKVLEELENIGIQRDWIGGVLSEKNAYNWSHMLVLLQFFIELGFTKEALGDLIRRHPGFMLDGSGSAIFLLVGLLLKSGGTKKKLFSLFSQFPNVQFGIFMGNLWHGVMFLVKIEMETADIHKILLSHTEMLGSCPLKAPETIITELLVRPKQLCQIIKEDPDQLKKYALGIKVKPLRTKAKPIAKSNEHEQSLREKRKFLVHLGFIEDSKEMEKALTLCRGKGDELQDRYDFLVKLGLDPNDVSNMIKVYPHVLNQKIDVLESKISFLTNDLGYPVSSLVAFPSYLCYTVQRVSLRLSMYNWLKGRGKVKCRLALSSILACSDKKFMKRFVNVDPEGPKVWEDLKNSCKPALSSS; translated from the coding sequence ATGGGACTCCTTGAATCATCAAGAACTATTCGTCGATTTCGTGTGGAGGGACTCCTTGAATCATCAAGAATCTATCTTGGATGTCTTACGACTTGGAAATCTACTACCAGCAGAGTTAGTGGTTCCCAGAAACGGCCCTTTGTCACGAAAAATCTACTTGGTTCTGCGAAAAATCTCATCTTTAGACATAACAGCACTTGTTCTTCCGTAAGACACTTATCTTTGGTCGAGTTCAGAGGTTTTTGCACCGATGTGGTTCCCAAAGAATCACAGACTATTAGTCAAAAGACTCTTGCCGTTGCGGAGGTCCAGGCTGCTCTTGTGGATTACCTTCATGGCACCAGAGGCATACTGTCTGATGATGCAGAGCACATCAGCAAGCACTGCCCAGTTTTTCTTGCCAAGCTCTTGAAGAAGGTAGAGAATGAAGACAAAATTGGCAACGCGATGTCTCGATTCTTTCACTACCACCCCATCAATGAATTTGAGCCATTCTTTGAGAGCATTGGTCTGACATCAGATGAGATTAGCTCATTTCTTCCTCGGGATTTGATGTTCCTTTCTGATGATAAAAAATTGATTGAGAACTATAATGGTCTCTGCAATTATGGCATTGCCCATGGAAAGATTGGAAAAATATACAAAGAAGCTACTGAAGTTTTCAGGTGCCACTTCAGGGTTTTGGAGTCAAAGCTCGGGGCTTACGAAGGATTGGGCCTTAGTAAAAGTACCATTATTAAAGTTGTTGCTTCAAGTCCAATTCTTCTCATAGGGGGTGTCAATGATGAGTTCGTTAAGGTGCTAGAGGAGTTGGAGAATATAGGTATCCAGAGAGATTGGATCGGAGGTGTTCTTTCAGAAAAGAATGCATACAACTGGAGCCACATGCTTGTACTTTTACAGTTCTTTATAGAGCTGGGATTTACAAAAGAGGCGCTGGGGGACTTGATCCGAAGACATCCTGGTTTTATGCTGGATGGTTCAGGAAGTGCCATCTTTTTGCTGGTAGGATTGCTGCTGAAATCTGGTGGAACCAAAAAGAAGTTATTCAGTCTATTCTCACAATTCCCAAATGTACAATTTGGTATCTTTATGGGGAACTTGTGGCATGGAGTGATGTTTCTAGTTAAAATTGAAATGGAGACTGCAGATATTCACAAGATTTTACTTAGTCACACGGAAATGCTTGGTTCTTGTCCTTTGAAGGCACCCGAAACCATTATTACTGAACTGCTTGTCCGTCCAAAGCAATTGTGTCAAATCATAAAGGAGGACCCAGATCAGTTAAAGAAATATGCATTGGGGATAAAGGTCAAACCCTTGAGGACAAAGGCCAAACCCATAGCGAAATCTAATGAGCACGAACAGTCACTTAGAGAAAAGAGAAAGTTCTTGGTGCATCTAGGGTTTATTGAGGACTCGAAAGAGATGGAGAAGGCACTCACACTGTGCCGTGGCAAGGGTGATGAACTCCAAGATCGTTATGACTTTTTGGTGAAATTGGGACTGGACCCGAATGACGTATCTAATATGATCAAAGTGTATCCGCATGTCCTAAATCAGAAGATAGATGTCCTAGAAAGCAAGATTTCTTTTCTTACAAATGATCTGGGTTATCCCGTAAGTTCACTAGTGGCATTCCCATCATATTTGTGTTACACTGTTCAGAGGGTGAGTTTAAGGTTGTCAATGTACAATTGGCTCAAGGGTAGAGGAAAGGTCAAGTGTAGACTAGCTCTAAGCAGCATCCTTGCATGTTCTGATAAGAAATTTATGAAGCGGTTCGTAAATGTTGACCCTGAGGGCCCTAAAGTCTGGGAAGACCTAAAGAACTCATGCAAGCCTGCATTATCTTCAAGTTAG
- the LOC103977904 gene encoding putative wall-associated receptor kinase-like 16, with amino-acid sequence MEAVLVHRLFQLLSIILLLLLPHLTGAAASAASLRGGCPEKCGDVEIPYPFGIGPNCSMEGFALTCNMTDAGVRKPFFFNVEIIDISLQLGQARMLNHISQQCYHASNRSSTYNDWILNLDNTPYRFSDVHNMFTVIGCNTLAYIQSFRTNYQSGCVSMCQNELSLVNGSCSGIGCCQTSIPKNLTYYKVSFDEKFNNLQVWNFSPCSYAVLLEADWFRFRTSYITTYQFWNYSNSRVPMVVDWAIGNETCQAAKLNKTSYACRSANSECFDSSNGPGYLCYCLSGYQGNPYLLDGCKDIDECVDKDQYPCQGICQNTNGSYNCSCPPGTHGNPFAGTCTSNRKLPLAAKAILGTSSSIAFLSLCSMCIYMIYERRKFAKVKERYFKEHGGWILMEEIKEKQGHAFKIFTSKELEKATNKFGNNQVLGRGGHGTVYKGVLEDDRIVAIKKPKFINETSKNEFGKEMFILSQINHKNIVKLLGCCLEVEVPILVYEFVPNGTLFQFVHENKNTYPISLGARLQIAYESADALAYLHSSASPPIIHGDVKSSNILLDENYMAKVSDFGASKLVPQDEDQIATLVQGTYGYLDPEYLQTCQLTDKSDVYSFGVVLLELLTGKKAVSFKGSEEERSLAASFMLAMKENRLLDVLDNQVKNEGDMELIQEISELARQCLDIKGEERPTMKEVVEELGKLRKVMQHPWVPNNTEEVESLLGESSNDHGINYHGTETTTCYNSEKRLASNIESGR; translated from the exons ATGGAAGCTGTTTTGGTTCATCGGCTGTTTCAGCTTCTTTCCATTATTCTACTGCTGCTGTTGCCGCATCTGACAGGTGCAGCGGCATCTGCAGCCTCACTGAGAGGCGGTTGCCCAGAAAAATGCGGGGATGTTGAAATCCCCTACCCATTCGGCATCGGCCCCAACTGCTCCATGGAAGGCTTTGCACTGACTTGCAACATGACTGATGCTGGTGTCAGGAAACCTTTCTTCTTCAATGTCGAGATCATCGACATCTCGTTGCAGCTGGGCCAAGCACGCATGTTGAACCACATATCGCAGCAGTGTTATCATGCGAGCAACAGGTCCAGTACGTACAATGACTGGATTCTGAATTTGGATAACACACCATATAGATTCTCCGATGTCCACAACATGTTCACGGTCATCGGCTGCAACACGCTTGCCTATATCCAAAGCTTCCGAACCAACTACCAGAGTGGTTGTGTGTCCATGTGCCAGAACGAGCTGAGCCTAGTAAATGGCTCGTGTTCAGGCATCGGCTGCTGCCAAACCTCCATCCCAAAGAACCTTACATACTACAAGGTCTCGTTTGATGAAAAATTCAACAACTTGCAGGTTTGGAACTTCAGCCCTTGCAGCTATGCTGTGCTGCTGGAGGCAGATTGGTTTAGGTTTCGCACGTCTTACATCACTACCTATCAATTCTGGAACTACAGCAATAGCAGGGTGCCGATGGTGGTGGATTGGGCAATCGGAAATGAGACATGTCAGGCAGCAAAGCTCAACAAAACCTCTTATGCTTGCAGAAGTGCAAACAGTGAGTGTTTCGACTCCTCCAATGGTCCTGGATATCTTTGTTATTGTTTAAGTGGCTACCAAGGGAACCCCTATCTCCTTGATGGATGCAAAG ACATCGATGAATGTGTTGATAAAGATCAATATCCGTGCCAAGGCATCTGCCAGAACACGAATGGTAGCTACAATTGTTCCTGCCCACCGGGCACACATGGCAACCCCTTCGCTGGAACTTGCACATCAAACCGGAAACTTCCCTTGGCAGCAAAAGCGATTCTAG GCACCTCCAGCAGTATAGCCTTTCTATCATTATGTAGTATGTGCAtctatatgatttatgaaagaagaAAATTTGCCAAAGTTAAAGAAAGATATTTTAAGGAGCACGGAGGTTGGATTTTGATGGAAGAGATCAAAGAAAAACAAGGTCATGCATTCAAGATATTCACGAGCAAAGAATTAGAGAAGGCGACCAATAAGTTTGGTAACAACCAAGTCCTTGGGAGGGGAGGACATGGAACAGTTTACAAAGGAGTTTTGGAGGATGACCGCATTGTTGCCATTAAGAAACCTAAATTTATAAATGAGACCAGCAAAAATGAATTTGGAAAGGAAATGTTCATTCTATCACAGATCAACCACAAGAACATAGTTAAGCTGTTGGGTTGTTGTCTGGAAGTGGAGGTCCCAATCCTAGTCTATGAGTTCGTTCCCAATGGGACCCTGTTTCAATTTGTCCATGAGAATAAGAATACATATCCCATTTCCTTGGGTGCCCGCCTACAAATTGCTTATGAGTCAGCTGATGCTCTGGCCTATTTGCATTCATCAGCTTCACCTCCGATCATTCATGGAGATGTGAAGTCCTCTAACATACTTTTAGATGAAAATTACATGGCAAAAGTTTCTGATTTTGGCGCTTCAAAGCTAGTGCCGCAGGATGAGGATCAGATTGCTACCCTGGTGCAAGGGACTTATGGTTACTTAGATCCTGAGTACCTCCAAACATGCCAATTAACAGATAAAAGTGACGTTTATAGTTTTGGTGTAGTTCTACTAGAGCTGCTGACCGGTAAGAAGGCGGTTTCTTTCAAAGGATCTGAAGAAGAGAGGAGCCTCGCAGCAAGTTTCATGTTGGCCATGAAGGAGAACCGCCTTCTTGATGTCTTGGACAACCAGGTGAAAAATGAAGGGGATATGGAACTGATACAAGAAATTAGCGAGCTTGCAAGACAATGCTTGGACATTAAGGGAGAAGAAAGGCCAACAATGAAAGAAGTGGTGGAAGAGCTAGGCAAATTGAGAAAAGTCATGCAGCATCCATGGGTACCAAACAACACTGAGGAGGTTGAGAGCTTGCTTGGTGAATCATCAAATGATCACGGAATAAATTATCATGGGACAGAAACAACTACCTGCTACAATTCTGAGAAAAGACTGGCATCAAACATCGAATCTGGAAGGTAA